A window of Choloepus didactylus isolate mChoDid1 chromosome 21, mChoDid1.pri, whole genome shotgun sequence contains these coding sequences:
- the TRIM50 gene encoding E3 ubiquitin-protein ligase TRIM50, whose protein sequence is MAWQVSVPELEDPLQCPICLEVFKEPLMLQCGHSYCKGCLVSLSDHLEAELRCPVCRQAVDCSSSPPNVSLARVIEALQLPGDPEPKVCTLHRNPLSLFCEKDQELICGLCGLLGSHQHHQVTPVSTVYSRMKEDLATLITNLQQEQKAAEEQMAKLVNNRTRIVNESDVFSWVIRREFQELHHLVDEEKARCLEGVQAHTRGLAASLDMQLEQARDTRERLEQAERVLEQLGNESHHDFIRVTFPVASRAELLQARPMEGAFSPISFKPGLHQADIKLTVWKRLFRKVLPAPEPLKLDPATAHPLLELSKGNTVVQCGLLAQRRASQPERFDYSTCVLASQGFSCGRHYWEVVVGSKSDWRLGVIKGTASRKGKLSKSPEQGVWLIGLKEGRVYEAFGCPRVPLPVAGHPHRVGVYLHYEQGELTFFDADRPDDLRPLYTFQADFQGKLYPILDTCWHERGSNSLPLVLPPPSGPGPLTLPQPTKL, encoded by the exons ATGGCTTGGCAGGTGAGCGTGCCCGAGCTGGAGGACCCGCTTCAGTGCCCCATCTGCCTGGAGGTCTTCAAGGAGCCCCTGATGCTCCAGTGTGGCCACTCCTACTGCAAGGGCTGCCTGGTCTCCCTGTCCGACCACCTGGAGGCTGAGCTGCGCTGCCCCGTGTGCCGGCAGGCAGTGGACTGCAGCAGCTCGCCACCCAACGTCTCCCTGGCACGGGTGATCGAAGCCCTGCAGCTCCCTGGGGACCCAGAGCCCAAGGTTTGCACGCTCCACCGAAACCCACTCAGCCTCTTCTGCGAGAAGGACCAGGAGCTCATCTGCGGCCTCTGCGGCCTGCTGGGCTCGCACCAGCACCACCAGGTCACGCCCGTCTCCACGGTCTACAGCCGCATGAAG GAGGACCTGGCAACACTGATCACCAACCTGCAGCAGGAGCAGAAGGCGGCAGAGGAGCAGATGGCCAAACTGGTGAACAACAGGACCCGCATCGTC AACGAGTCGGATGTCTTCAGCTGGGTGATCCGCCGCGAGTTCCAGGAGCTGCACCACCTGGTGGACGAGGAGAAGGCCCGCTGCCTGGAGGGCGTGCAGGCCCACACCCGCGGCCTCGCCGCCTCCCTGGACATGCAGCTGGAGCAGGCCCGGGACACCCGGGAGCGGCTGGAGCAGGCCGAGCGGGTGCTGGAGCAGCTCGGTAATGAGAGCCACCACGATTTCATCCGGGTGA CTTTCCCTGTCGCCTCCAGAGCAGAGCTCCTGCAGGCCCGGCCCATGGAAGGTGCGTTCAGTCCCATCTCCTTCAAGCCAGGCCTGCACCAGGCCGACATCAAGCTGACGGTGTGGAAAAGGCTCTTCCGCAAAGTCCTGCCAG CCCCGGAGCCCCTCAAGCTGGACCCCGCCACCGCCCACCCCCTCCTCGAGCTCTCCAAGGGCAACACGGTAGTGCAGTGTGGGCTCCTGGCCCAGCGGCGCGCCAGCCAGCCCGAGCGCTTCGACTACAGCACCTGCGTCCTGGCCAGCCAGGGCTTCTCCTGCGGCCGCCACTactgggaggtggtggtgggcagCAAGAGCGACTGGCGCCTGGGGGTCATCAAGGGCACGGCCAGCCGCAAGGGCAAGCTGAGCAAGTCCCCAGAGCAGGGCGTGTGGCTGATCGGCCTGAAGGAGGGCCGGGTGTACGAGGCCTTCGGCTGCCCGCGGGTGCCCCTGCCCGTGGCAGGCCACCCCCACCGCGTCGGCGTCTACTTGCACTACGAGCAGGGGGAGCTCACCTTCTTCGACGCTGACCGCCCTGATGACCTGCGGCCGCTCTACACCTTCCAGGCTGACTTCCAGGGCAAGCTCTACCCCATCCTGGACACGTGCTGGCACGAACGGGGCAGCAACTCACTGCCCCTGGTGTTGCCCCCGCCCAGTGGGCCTGGCCCCCTCACCCTCCCACAGCCCACCAAACTGTAG
- the NSUN5 gene encoding LOW QUALITY PROTEIN: 28S rRNA (cytosine-C(5))-methyltransferase (The sequence of the model RefSeq protein was modified relative to this genomic sequence to represent the inferred CDS: deleted 1 base in 1 codon), which yields MALYAAAAAVLAGVESRQGSIKGLVYGSRFQNVKQLYALVCETQRYSAVLDAVIASAGLLRTEKKLRPHLAKVLVYELLLGRAFRGGGGQMEASACPRHQARLKAELARLKVHRGVSRNEDLLDVGSRPGPASQVPRFVRVNTLKTCSDDAVDYFKRQGFSYQGRASSLDDLRALKGKCFLLDPLLPELLVFPAQTDLHEHPLYQAGHLILQDKASCLPATLLAPPPGSHVIDACAAPGNKTSHLAALLKNQGKIFAFDLDAKRLASMATLLARAGVSCCELAEEDFLAVSPSDHRYRQVQYILLDPSCSGSGMLTRQWEEPGADTPSKDRLRALAGFQQRALCHALTFPSLQRLVYSTCSVCQEENEDVVRDALQQSSGAFRLAPALPSWPHRGLSTFAGAEHCLRASPETTLTGGFFVAVLERAEVPSSVSQTETVVPGLNPSPAPKRKKRRRKPAAGPSTLPCT from the exons ATGGCGTTGtacgcggcggcggcggccgtgTTGGCCGGCGTGGAGAGCCGCCAGGGCTCCATCAAGGGGCTGGTGTACGGCAGCCGCTTCCAG AACGTGAAGCAGCTGTATGCGCTGGTGTGCGAGACGCAGCGCTATTCCGCGGTGCTGGACGCCGTGATCGCCAGCGCCGGACTCCTCCGCACCGAGAAGAAGCTGCGGCCGCACCTCGCCAAG GTGCTAGTGTATGAGTTGTTGCTGGGCCGGGCT TTTCGAGGAGGTGGGGGGCAAATGGAAGCCTCTGCTTGTCCCCGGCACCAGGCAAGGCTGAAGGCCGAGCTGGCCCGGCTCAAGGTTCATCGGGGTGTGAGCCGGAATGAGGACCTGTTGGATGTGGGGTCCAGGCCTGGCCCAG CCTCCCAGGTGCCTCGATTTGTGCGGGTGAACACTCTCAAGACTTGCTCTGATGATGCGGTTGATTATTTCAAGAGACAGGGTTTCTCCTACCAGGGTCGGGCTTCCAG CCTTGATGACTTAAGGGCCCTCAAAGGGAAGTGTTTTCTTCTGGATCCCTTATTGCCAGAACTGCTTGTGTTTCCTGCCCAGACAGATCTGCATGAACATCCACTGTACCAAGCTGGTCACCTCATCCTACAAGACAAG GCCAGCTGCCTTCCTGCCACGCTGCTGGCTCCTCCACCAGGATCCCATGTCATCGATGCCTGCGCTGCCCCAGGCAACAAGACCAGTCACCTGGCTGCTCTTCTCAAGAACCAAGG GAAGATCTTTGCCTTTGACCTGGATGCCAAGCGGCTGGCTTCTATGGCCACCCTGTTGGCCCGGGCGGGAGTTTCCTGCTGCGAGTTAGCCGAGGAAGACTTCCTGGCAGTCTCGCCCTCAGACCACCGTTACCGCCAGGTCCAGTACATCTTGCTGGATCCTTCTTGTAGTGGCTCTG GCATGTTGACCAGACAGTGGGAGGAGCCTGGGGCAGACACACCTAGCAAGGACCGCTTGCGTGCCCTGGCGGGATTCCAGCAGCGTGCGCTCTGCCATGCGCTCACTTTCCCCTCCTTGCAGCGCCTTGTCTACTCTACATGTTCTGTCTGCCAGGAGGAGAATGAAGACGTGGTGCGAGATGCCCTGCAGCAGAGCTCAGGGGCCTTCAG GCTAgctcctgccctcccctcctggcCCCATCGAGGCCTGAGCACTTTCGCAGGAGCTGAACACTGCCTCCGGGCCTCCCCTGAGACCACGCTCACTGGTGGCTTCTTCGTTGCTGTACTCGAACGGGCAGAGGTGCCAAG CTCAGTTTCACAGACTGAAACAGTGGTGCCAGGACTcaaccccagcccagccccaaagAGAAAGAAGCGGCGGCGAAAACCCGCGGCTGGTCCTAGCACACTGCCTTGCACGTAG